A section of the Enterobacter sp. C2 genome encodes:
- the entS gene encoding enterobactin transporter EntS, which produces MTRQSWLINVSLLRTHPAFRAVFIARFISIVSLGLLGVAVPVQIQAMTHSSWRVGLAVTLTGGAMFVGLMLGGVLADRYERKRLILLARGTCGVGFIGLCLNAALPEPSLLAIYLLGLWDGFFGALGVTALLAATPALVGRENLMQAGAITMLTVRLGSVISPMLGGLLLASGGVVWNYALAAAGTFITTLTLLRLPQLPPPPQPREHPLKSLLAAFRFLLRSPLIGGIALLGGLLTMASAVRVLYPALAIHWQMSAAEIGILYAALPLGAAVGALTSGNLVQRPRPGAIILFSTLGAFIAIALFSLMPVWPLGVLFLALAGWLSAISSLLQYTLLQTQTPEAMLGRINGLWTAQNVTGDAVGAALLGGMSVAMTPAASASVGGAVLAVTGAILILLLGELRRFHHSPPVDA; this is translated from the coding sequence ATGACCCGACAATCCTGGCTGATCAACGTCAGCCTGTTGAGAACCCATCCCGCGTTTCGCGCTGTTTTTATTGCCCGTTTTATCTCGATTGTGTCGCTGGGGCTGCTCGGCGTCGCCGTGCCGGTGCAGATCCAGGCCATGACCCACTCCAGCTGGCGGGTGGGGCTGGCGGTGACCCTGACCGGCGGAGCGATGTTTGTTGGCCTGATGCTCGGCGGCGTGCTGGCGGACCGCTACGAGCGCAAGCGCCTGATCCTGCTGGCGCGCGGCACCTGCGGTGTTGGCTTTATTGGCCTCTGCCTCAACGCCGCGCTGCCGGAGCCTTCGCTGCTGGCGATCTATCTGCTCGGCCTGTGGGACGGCTTTTTCGGTGCGCTGGGCGTCACGGCGCTGCTGGCCGCCACCCCGGCGCTGGTGGGGCGGGAGAACCTGATGCAGGCCGGGGCGATCACCATGCTCACCGTGCGGCTGGGATCGGTTATCTCACCGATGCTTGGCGGCCTGCTGCTCGCCTCCGGGGGCGTGGTGTGGAACTATGCCCTGGCGGCGGCAGGAACCTTTATCACTACTCTGACCCTGCTGCGTCTGCCTCAGCTACCCCCGCCGCCTCAGCCGCGTGAGCATCCCCTGAAGTCGCTGCTGGCGGCGTTTCGCTTCCTGCTGCGCAGCCCGCTGATCGGCGGTATCGCCCTGCTGGGCGGCCTGCTGACAATGGCCAGCGCGGTACGCGTGCTCTATCCGGCGCTGGCGATCCACTGGCAGATGTCAGCCGCCGAGATCGGCATCCTCTACGCGGCCCTGCCGCTCGGGGCCGCCGTGGGGGCGCTCACCAGCGGCAATCTGGTCCAGCGTCCGCGCCCTGGGGCGATTATCCTCTTCTCTACTCTCGGTGCTTTTATCGCCATCGCCCTGTTTAGCCTGATGCCGGTCTGGCCGCTGGGGGTGCTGTTTCTTGCCCTGGCGGGCTGGCTGAGCGCCATCAGCTCGCTGCTTCAGTACACGCTACTGCAAACCCAGACGCCGGAGGCGATGCTGGGCCGGATCAACGGCCTGTGGACGGCGCAGAACGTTACCGGGGATGCAGTTGGTGCGGCATTGCTGGGGGGGATGAGCGTGGCGATGACGCCCGCCGCCTCGGCCAGCGTCGGCGGGGCGGTGCTGGCGGTGACGGGCGCGATACTGATCCTGCTTCTCGGTGAACTGCGGCGTTTCCACCACAGCCCACCCGTTGACGCTTAA
- the fepB gene encoding Fe2+-enterobactin ABC transporter substrate-binding protein: MLGLFVLGFSVAHAADWPRQIADSRGVHTLDHKPLRIVSTSVTLTGSLLAIDAPVVASGATAPNNRVADENGFLRQWGEIAKQRKLARLYIGEPNAEAVAAQMPDLILISATGGDSALALYDQLSAIAPTLIINYDDKSWQTLLTQLGEITGQEQQAKARISDFNQQLAKVKQQMMLTPQPVSALVYNPAAHSANLWTADSAQGQLLSQLGFTLATLPEGLHASQSQGKRHDIIQLGGENLAAGLNGEALFLFAGNEKDAEAIYANPLLSHLSAVQNKRVYALGTETFRLDYYSATLLLKRFSTLFS, from the coding sequence ATGCTGGGTCTTTTTGTTTTAGGATTTTCTGTAGCCCACGCAGCCGACTGGCCGCGCCAGATCGCTGACAGCCGGGGCGTTCATACCCTCGATCATAAACCTCTGCGCATTGTCTCAACCAGCGTCACCCTCACCGGCTCGCTGCTGGCGATTGACGCCCCGGTGGTGGCCAGCGGCGCAACCGCGCCAAACAACCGCGTTGCCGACGAGAACGGCTTCCTGCGCCAATGGGGCGAGATCGCTAAGCAGCGCAAGCTTGCCCGGCTCTATATTGGTGAGCCGAATGCGGAGGCGGTCGCCGCCCAGATGCCGGATCTGATCCTCATCAGTGCCACCGGAGGCGACTCGGCGCTGGCACTTTACGATCAGCTCTCCGCTATTGCCCCGACGCTGATCATCAATTACGACGATAAGAGCTGGCAGACGCTGCTCACCCAGCTCGGGGAGATCACCGGTCAGGAGCAGCAGGCCAAAGCCCGCATTAGCGATTTTAATCAGCAGCTGGCGAAGGTGAAGCAGCAGATGATGCTAACGCCGCAGCCGGTCAGCGCCCTGGTCTATAACCCGGCGGCGCACAGTGCCAACCTGTGGACCGCGGACTCAGCCCAGGGGCAGCTGCTCTCGCAGCTGGGCTTTACCCTGGCGACGCTGCCTGAAGGACTACACGCCAGCCAGAGTCAGGGCAAGCGGCACGATATCATCCAGCTGGGCGGGGAGAACCTTGCCGCCGGACTGAATGGCGAAGCGCTGTTCCTCTTCGCAGGTAACGAGAAAGACGCCGAGGCTATTTACGCCAACCCGCTGCTGAGCCATTTGAGTGCGGTTCAGAACAAACGCGTCTATGCCCTCGGCACCGAGACGTTCCGCCTCGACTACTACAGCGCCACTCTGCTGCTCAAGCGCTTCTCCACGCTGTTTAGTTAA
- the entC gene encoding isochorismate synthase EntC, protein MDLSMAEETQLTVNTLASDQFFFMSPYRSFSTSGCFMRISEPANGGDDLNGAFQQRLAQAFSEAKKQGIARPIVVGAIPFDTTQPSALFIPRAWERFSRPEKQHSARYVQGGNALSVVTRKAIPEHPVFTDMVARAAALTATPQVDKVVLSRLIDITTDKRVDSGALLERLIAQNPASFNFHVPLPDGGVLLGASPELLLRKEAAHFSSLPLAGSARRQPDDMLDREAGNKLLASEKDRHEHELVTQAMKTVLAPRSRELTLPDSPQLVNTPTLWHLATPIEGVAQAQENALSLACLLHPTPALSGFPHQAAKDLIAELEPFNRELFGGIVGWCDADGNGEWVVTIRCARLHDNQVRLFAGAGIVPASSPEAEWRETGVKLTTMLNVFGLH, encoded by the coding sequence ATGGATTTGTCAATGGCAGAGGAGACTCAGCTTACCGTGAACACGCTGGCATCAGACCAATTTTTCTTTATGTCGCCGTATCGCAGCTTCAGCACCTCGGGCTGTTTTATGCGCATCAGCGAACCGGCTAACGGCGGGGACGATCTCAACGGCGCCTTCCAGCAGCGGCTGGCTCAGGCGTTCAGCGAGGCCAAAAAGCAGGGAATTGCCAGGCCGATTGTGGTGGGCGCCATTCCGTTTGATACCACTCAGCCCTCGGCGCTGTTTATTCCCCGCGCCTGGGAGCGTTTCTCCCGTCCCGAGAAGCAGCACTCCGCACGCTACGTCCAGGGGGGGAATGCCCTCAGCGTGGTCACCCGCAAGGCGATCCCCGAGCATCCGGTCTTTACCGATATGGTGGCCCGCGCCGCCGCGCTCACCGCCACTCCGCAGGTCGATAAGGTTGTGCTTTCCCGCCTGATCGATATCACCACCGACAAACGCGTAGACAGCGGGGCGCTGCTGGAGCGGCTGATTGCCCAGAACCCGGCCAGCTTTAACTTCCACGTGCCGCTGCCCGACGGCGGCGTGCTGCTGGGGGCCAGCCCGGAGCTGCTGCTGCGTAAAGAGGCGGCGCATTTTAGTTCCCTGCCGCTGGCCGGCTCTGCCCGTCGTCAGCCGGATGACATGCTGGATCGCGAGGCGGGCAACAAGCTGCTGGCCTCTGAGAAAGATCGCCACGAGCATGAGCTGGTGACCCAGGCGATGAAAACCGTGCTCGCCCCTCGCAGCCGTGAGCTGACCCTGCCGGATTCACCCCAGCTGGTGAATACGCCAACCCTCTGGCATCTGGCTACCCCTATCGAAGGGGTGGCGCAGGCGCAGGAGAATGCCCTGTCGCTGGCCTGTCTGCTGCATCCAACCCCGGCGCTGAGCGGCTTCCCGCATCAGGCAGCAAAAGATCTCATTGCCGAGCTGGAGCCGTTTAACCGCGAGCTGTTCGGCGGCATCGTCGGCTGGTGCGACGCCGACGGCAACGGCGAGTGGGTCGTCACTATCCGCTGCGCGCGCCTGCACGACAACCAGGTCCGCCTGTTTGCCGGGGCGGGGATTGTCCCGGCCTCGTCGCCGGAGGCCGAATGGCGCGAGACCGGCGTAAAACTCACCACCATGCTCAACGTTTTTGGTTTGCATTAA
- the entE gene encoding (2,3-dihydroxybenzoyl)adenylate synthase EntE, whose amino-acid sequence MTIPFTRWPDEFARRYREKGYWQDLPLSDILTRHAQSDALAVIDGERELNYRQLNQAADNLAASLQAKGLRAGETALVQLGNVAEFYITFFALLKIGVAPVNALFSHQRSELNAYALQIKPALLVADRDHSLFSDDGFLNGFVEEHSSLRVVLLRNEPGEHALEAAIARPGERVVSAPTPADEVAFFQLSGGSTGTPKLIPRTHNDYYYSIRRSNEICHFDNRTRYLCALPAAHNYPLSSPGALGVFLAEGCVVLAADPSATLCFPLIEKHQINVTALVPPAVSLWLQAIHEWGSNAQLASLTLLQVGGARLSATLAARIPAEIGCQLQQVFGMAEGLVNYTRLDDSMERINHTQGCPMSPDDEVWVADADGNPLPCGEVGRLMTRGPYTFRGYFNSPQHNASAFDENGFYCSGDLIAIDEAGYITVQGREKDQINRGGEKIAAEEVENLLLRHPAIIHAALVSMEDSLLGEKSCAYLVVSQPVRAVEIRRFLREQGVAEFKLPDRVECVDALPLTPVGKVDKKELRLRLAERSQA is encoded by the coding sequence ATGACAATTCCTTTTACCCGCTGGCCCGATGAATTTGCCCGGCGCTACCGCGAGAAAGGCTACTGGCAGGATCTGCCCCTGAGCGATATTTTGACCCGCCATGCCCAGAGCGATGCGCTGGCGGTGATCGACGGTGAACGCGAGCTGAACTATCGCCAGCTGAACCAGGCGGCGGATAACCTGGCCGCCTCGTTGCAGGCAAAGGGGCTGCGGGCGGGGGAAACCGCGCTGGTGCAGCTCGGCAACGTGGCGGAGTTCTACATCACCTTCTTTGCCCTGTTGAAAATCGGCGTCGCGCCGGTGAATGCGCTCTTCAGCCATCAACGCAGCGAGCTAAACGCCTACGCGCTGCAGATCAAACCGGCCCTGCTGGTGGCCGACCGCGACCATAGCCTGTTTAGCGACGATGGTTTTCTTAACGGCTTCGTCGAGGAGCATAGCTCGCTGCGGGTGGTGCTGCTGCGTAACGAACCTGGCGAGCATGCCCTGGAGGCGGCCATTGCCCGTCCGGGTGAGCGCGTCGTAAGCGCGCCGACGCCTGCCGATGAGGTGGCATTCTTCCAGCTCTCCGGCGGCAGTACCGGCACGCCGAAGCTGATCCCGCGCACCCATAACGACTACTACTACAGCATTCGTCGCAGCAATGAGATCTGCCATTTCGATAACAGAACGCGCTACCTCTGCGCCCTGCCGGCGGCGCACAACTACCCGCTGAGCTCCCCGGGCGCGCTCGGCGTCTTCCTGGCCGAAGGCTGCGTGGTGCTGGCCGCCGATCCCAGCGCCACGCTCTGCTTCCCGCTGATTGAGAAGCACCAAATCAACGTCACCGCGCTGGTGCCGCCCGCCGTTAGCCTCTGGCTGCAGGCGATCCACGAGTGGGGCAGCAACGCCCAGCTGGCCTCGCTCACATTGCTGCAAGTCGGTGGGGCGCGGCTCTCCGCCACCCTCGCCGCGCGTATTCCGGCAGAGATAGGCTGCCAGCTTCAGCAGGTATTCGGCATGGCCGAGGGGCTGGTGAACTATACCCGCCTCGATGACAGCATGGAGCGCATCAACCATACCCAGGGCTGTCCGATGAGCCCGGATGACGAAGTGTGGGTAGCGGACGCCGACGGCAATCCGCTCCCGTGCGGCGAGGTAGGTCGCCTGATGACGCGCGGGCCCTACACCTTCCGGGGCTACTTCAATAGCCCGCAGCATAACGCCAGCGCCTTTGACGAGAACGGTTTTTACTGCTCCGGCGATTTGATTGCTATTGACGAGGCGGGCTACATCACCGTTCAGGGGCGCGAGAAGGATCAGATCAACCGTGGGGGCGAGAAGATCGCCGCCGAAGAGGTCGAGAACCTGCTCCTGCGCCACCCGGCCATTATTCATGCCGCGCTGGTGAGCATGGAAGACAGCCTGCTCGGCGAGAAGAGCTGTGCGTATCTGGTGGTATCCCAGCCGGTGCGCGCCGTAGAGATCCGCCGTTTCCTGCGCGAGCAGGGCGTTGCCGAATTTAAACTGCCCGATCGCGTGGAGTGCGTGGACGCGCTGCCGCTGACACCGGTTGGCAAGGTCGATAAGAAAGAGCTGCGCCTGCGGCTGGCCGAACGGTCCCAGGCGTAA
- a CDS encoding isochorismatase encodes MAIPKLTGYALPAATEIPQNKVSWAFEPERAALLIHDMQDYFINFWGENCPMMAQVVANIAALREFCKQHNIPVYYTAQPKEQSDEDRALLNDMWGPGLTRKPEEQQVVAALAPDEEDTVLVKWRYSAFHRSPLEQMLKESGRNQLLITGVYAHIGCMTTATDAFMRDIKPFMVADALADFSRDEHLMALNYVAGRSGRVVMTEDLLPVPVSKAALRAVVLPLLDESDEPMDDENLIDYGLDSVRMMALAARWRKVYGDIDFVMLAKNPTLDAWWALLSREVK; translated from the coding sequence ATGGCAATCCCAAAATTAACTGGCTACGCGCTGCCTGCGGCCACCGAGATCCCGCAGAACAAAGTTAGCTGGGCCTTCGAACCCGAGCGCGCCGCGCTGTTAATTCATGATATGCAGGACTATTTTATCAACTTCTGGGGCGAAAACTGCCCGATGATGGCTCAGGTCGTGGCGAACATCGCCGCCCTGCGTGAATTCTGCAAGCAGCACAACATCCCGGTCTACTACACCGCCCAGCCGAAAGAGCAGAGCGATGAAGATCGCGCCCTGCTGAACGATATGTGGGGACCAGGCCTGACCCGTAAACCGGAGGAGCAGCAGGTCGTTGCCGCCCTGGCCCCGGACGAGGAGGACACCGTGCTGGTGAAGTGGCGCTACAGCGCCTTCCACCGCTCGCCGCTGGAGCAGATGCTGAAAGAGAGCGGGCGCAACCAGCTTCTGATCACCGGCGTCTATGCCCATATTGGCTGCATGACCACCGCCACCGACGCCTTTATGCGCGACATCAAGCCCTTTATGGTGGCCGACGCGCTGGCGGACTTTAGCCGCGACGAGCACCTGATGGCGCTTAACTACGTGGCCGGACGTTCCGGACGGGTAGTGATGACCGAGGATCTGCTCCCGGTGCCGGTCAGCAAGGCGGCGCTGCGTGCCGTGGTGCTGCCCCTGCTCGATGAGTCCGACGAGCCGATGGATGATGAGAACCTGATTGACTACGGCCTCGATTCGGTGCGGATGATGGCCCTGGCCGCGCGCTGGCGCAAGGTCTATGGTGATATCGATTTTGTCATGCTGGCGAAAAATCCCACCCTCGACGCCTGGTGGGCGCTGCTCTCCCGTGAGGTGAAATAG
- the entA gene encoding 2,3-dihydro-2,3-dihydroxybenzoate dehydrogenase EntA, whose amino-acid sequence MAGLDFSGKTVWVTGAGKGIGYATALAFAEAGAQVTGFDRDFSHATYPFACETLDIANADQVAAVCQRLLVTTARLDVLVNAAGILRMGATDQLSLDDWQQTLAVNVGGAFNLFQQTMAQFRTQRGGAIVTVASDAAHTPRIGMSAYGASKAALKSLALTVGLELSASGVRCNIVSPGSTDTDMQRTLWTRPDAEQQRIRGFGEQFKLGIPLGKIARPQEIANTILFLASDLASHITLQDIVVDGGSTLGA is encoded by the coding sequence GTGGCCGGGCTGGATTTTAGCGGCAAGACGGTGTGGGTTACCGGGGCAGGGAAGGGCATCGGCTACGCGACGGCGCTGGCCTTTGCCGAGGCGGGGGCACAGGTCACGGGCTTCGATCGTGACTTTAGCCACGCCACCTATCCCTTCGCCTGTGAAACGCTGGATATCGCCAACGCCGACCAGGTGGCGGCGGTGTGCCAGCGCCTGCTGGTAACCACGGCCCGTCTCGACGTACTGGTGAATGCGGCGGGGATCCTCCGCATGGGAGCAACCGACCAGCTGTCGCTTGACGACTGGCAGCAGACGCTGGCGGTCAACGTCGGCGGTGCGTTTAACCTCTTCCAGCAGACCATGGCCCAGTTCCGCACCCAGCGGGGCGGGGCGATCGTCACCGTTGCCTCTGACGCCGCCCATACGCCGCGTATCGGCATGAGCGCCTACGGAGCCTCGAAGGCGGCGCTGAAGAGCCTGGCCCTGACCGTAGGGCTGGAGCTGTCCGCCAGCGGCGTGCGGTGTAACATTGTTTCGCCGGGCTCTACCGACACCGATATGCAGCGCACGCTGTGGACCCGCCCGGATGCCGAGCAGCAGCGCATTCGCGGCTTTGGCGAGCAGTTCAAGCTGGGGATCCCGTTGGGCAAAATTGCTCGCCCGCAGGAGATCGCCAATACCATTCTGTTTCTCGCCTCCGATCTCGCCAGCCATATTACGCTACAGGACATCGTGGTGGACGGTGGCTCGACGCTGGGGGCCTGA
- the entH gene encoding proofreading thioesterase EntH has translation MIWKRHLTLAELNATSSNTLVAHLGIVYTRLDDDLLEAEMPVDARTHQPFGLLHGGASAALAETLGSMAGYLMTRDGQCVVGTELNATHHRPVSQGKVRGVCQPLHLSRQSQSWEIAVFDEQGRRCCTCRLSTAVLG, from the coding sequence GTGATCTGGAAACGTCATCTCACCCTTGCTGAACTCAATGCCACCAGCAGCAACACCCTGGTCGCCCATTTGGGGATTGTCTATACCCGGCTGGACGACGACCTGCTGGAGGCGGAGATGCCCGTCGACGCCCGCACTCATCAGCCGTTTGGCCTGCTGCACGGTGGCGCCTCGGCGGCGCTGGCCGAAACGCTTGGCTCAATGGCGGGTTACCTGATGACCCGCGACGGTCAGTGCGTGGTCGGCACCGAGCTGAACGCCACCCACCACCGCCCGGTATCGCAGGGGAAAGTGCGCGGCGTCTGCCAGCCGCTGCACCTCAGCCGCCAGAGCCAGAGCTGGGAGATTGCGGTTTTTGACGAGCAGGGCAGACGGTGCTGCACCTGTCGTCTGAGCACCGCGGTCTTAGGCTAA